A window of the Bacillus andreraoultii genome harbors these coding sequences:
- a CDS encoding DUF2200 domain-containing protein, translating to MAKHKIYTMSFASVYPHYISKADRKGRSKAEVDEIICWLTGYNQEQLEEQLENQTDFETFFAEAPLLNPSRTLIKGVICGVRVEDIEEPTMREIRYLDKLIDELAKGKLMEKILRK from the coding sequence ATGGCTAAACATAAAATTTATACAATGAGTTTTGCAAGTGTGTACCCACATTATATTTCGAAAGCCGATAGAAAAGGCCGTTCAAAGGCAGAAGTTGACGAGATTATCTGTTGGTTGACAGGATATAACCAGGAACAGTTAGAAGAACAACTAGAAAACCAAACAGATTTCGAAACATTTTTTGCAGAAGCTCCCCTATTGAACCCGTCACGGACATTGATTAAAGGTGTGATTTGTGGTGTCCGAGTTGAGGATATCGAAGAACCGACGATGCGAGAAATTCGCTATTTAGACAAACTAATTGATGAATTGGCTAAAGGGAAATTAATGGAAAAGATTTTACGAAAATAA